The Haloplanus salinarum genome includes a region encoding these proteins:
- the purM gene encoding phosphoribosylformylglycinamidine cyclo-ligase: MSDDDEELTYASAGVDIGESEAATAALVGAVGEGTGDYAGLLDIGDRYLGLATDGVGTKLLVAEALGDYSTVGIDCIAMNANDLVAAGVRPVAFVDYLAVDEPDEDFAEQVGEGLAVGAERAGIELVGGETAVMPEVITGLDLAGTCAGLAAKEAVFPGQAEVGDALVGVPSSGIHSNGLTLAREAVTRQGSYTDPCPFGDYDRLGDALLEPTRIYTDLLDPMREHGVHAAAHVTGGGWTNLDRLGDARYVVEEPFDPQPVFDFVQEAGNVADEEMYRTFNMGTGFVAALDRSDAESLAAAVDGRVIGRVESGSGVSVRGLDL, translated from the coding sequence ATGAGCGACGACGACGAGGAACTCACGTACGCGTCCGCCGGCGTCGACATCGGGGAGAGCGAGGCGGCCACCGCCGCCCTCGTTGGCGCCGTCGGCGAAGGCACGGGCGACTACGCGGGACTACTCGACATCGGCGACCGGTACCTGGGGCTGGCGACCGACGGCGTCGGGACGAAACTCCTCGTCGCGGAGGCCCTCGGCGACTACTCCACCGTGGGAATCGACTGCATCGCGATGAACGCGAACGACCTCGTCGCCGCCGGGGTCCGCCCGGTCGCGTTCGTCGACTACCTCGCGGTCGACGAACCCGACGAGGACTTCGCGGAGCAGGTGGGCGAGGGCCTCGCCGTGGGCGCCGAGCGTGCCGGGATCGAACTCGTCGGGGGCGAGACGGCGGTGATGCCCGAAGTCATCACGGGACTCGACCTCGCGGGGACGTGTGCCGGGCTGGCGGCCAAAGAGGCCGTCTTCCCCGGGCAGGCGGAAGTGGGCGACGCCCTCGTCGGCGTGCCGTCCTCCGGCATCCACTCGAACGGGCTCACCCTGGCTCGGGAGGCCGTCACCCGCCAGGGGTCGTACACCGACCCCTGTCCGTTCGGCGACTACGACCGCCTCGGCGACGCGTTGCTCGAACCCACGCGCATCTACACCGACCTCCTCGACCCGATGCGCGAACACGGCGTTCACGCCGCGGCACACGTCACCGGCGGCGGCTGGACGAACCTCGACCGCCTCGGCGACGCCCGCTACGTGGTCGAAGAGCCCTTCGACCCACAGCCGGTCTTCGACTTCGTGCAGGAAGCCGGCAACGTCGCCGACGAGGAGATGTACCGCACGTTCAACATGGGAACTGGCTTCGTCGCGGCGCTCGATCGGTCGGACGCCGAGTCGCTGGCGGCGGCCGTCGACGGCCGCGTGATCGGTCGCGTCGAATCGGGGAGCGGCGTCTCGGTCCGCGGGCTGGACCTGTAG
- a CDS encoding metalloprotease, whose translation MTLRFSARELRDLGVAWVALGVAFAIFFAGGGSRAVTMLLDRGVVGPLLISLVTAGLGFLLHELAHKVVAVRFDQIAEFRADYGMLFLAVMSALVGFLFAAPGAVHHRGRLTPREHGLIALAGPVTNGLLALVFVPVYVAGALVGSPFLALLGGRGIAINLFLAAFNLVPFGPLDGRTVLDWSTVVFVAAFVPAAALAVYVVFVLGVGF comes from the coding sequence GTGACCCTCCGGTTCAGCGCTCGCGAACTCCGCGACCTGGGGGTCGCGTGGGTCGCCCTCGGCGTCGCCTTCGCCATCTTCTTCGCCGGTGGGGGGAGCCGCGCAGTCACGATGTTGCTCGATCGAGGGGTGGTCGGCCCCCTGCTGATCTCGCTCGTCACCGCCGGCCTCGGCTTCCTGCTCCACGAACTCGCCCACAAGGTCGTCGCCGTCCGCTTCGACCAGATCGCCGAGTTCCGCGCCGACTACGGCATGTTGTTTCTGGCCGTCATGAGCGCGCTCGTCGGCTTCCTCTTCGCCGCACCCGGCGCCGTCCACCACCGCGGGCGTCTCACCCCGCGCGAACACGGCCTCATCGCCCTCGCCGGTCCCGTCACCAACGGCCTCCTCGCGCTCGTGTTCGTCCCCGTCTACGTCGCCGGCGCCCTCGTCGGATCGCCCTTCCTCGCCCTCCTCGGCGGGCGCGGCATCGCCATCAACCTCTTTCTGGCGGCGTTCAACCTCGTCCCCTTCGGGCCGCTGGACGGGCGGACCGTCCTCGACTGGAGCACGGTCGTCTTCGTCGCGGCGTTCGTCCCCGCCGCCGCCCTCGCCGTCTACGTGGTGTTCGTCCTCGGCGTCGGGTTCTGA
- a CDS encoding proteasome assembly chaperone family protein, with protein sequence MSEVQPPGPSFHISDHTAPSTTVVAGFSAFGLAGITAADYLVEALDLEETGHVTTDSLPSITPFEDGRPRHHSRLFSRPDLDLTVLVNELFLPTSAADPFAEAMLDWTDEHDVTEVLVLSGIPYAHGPDAHETFYVASDDYREFRLDGTDIEPMGKGFLDGVNGALAYRGIESTLRTGVFITPVHAQVPDVPAAIRLVEAAERVYDLGIDAEPLEAFARTVEQYYRDLATQVEAAADREVPEDRMYM encoded by the coding sequence ATGTCAGAAGTCCAACCTCCTGGCCCATCCTTTCACATCTCCGATCACACGGCGCCGTCGACGACGGTCGTCGCCGGCTTCTCCGCGTTCGGCCTCGCCGGCATCACCGCCGCGGACTACCTCGTCGAGGCGCTCGATCTGGAGGAAACCGGACACGTCACTACGGACTCGCTCCCCTCGATCACACCCTTCGAGGATGGTCGGCCCCGGCACCACTCGCGGTTGTTCTCCCGGCCGGACCTGGATCTGACTGTCCTGGTCAACGAACTCTTTTTGCCTACTTCGGCCGCCGACCCCTTCGCGGAGGCGATGCTCGACTGGACCGACGAACACGACGTCACCGAGGTGCTGGTGCTCTCGGGGATTCCGTACGCACACGGCCCGGACGCCCACGAAACGTTCTACGTCGCCTCCGACGACTACCGGGAGTTCCGTCTCGACGGGACCGACATCGAGCCGATGGGCAAGGGGTTTCTCGACGGTGTCAACGGCGCGCTCGCGTACCGCGGCATCGAGTCCACCCTCCGGACCGGCGTGTTCATCACGCCGGTCCACGCACAGGTGCCGGACGTGCCCGCCGCGATCCGACTCGTCGAGGCCGCCGAGCGGGTCTACGACCTGGGCATCGACGCCGAACCCCTCGAGGCGTTCGCCCGGACCGTCGAGCAGTACTACCGGGACCTCGCGACCCAGGTCGAGGCGGCCGCGGACCGAGAGGTGCCCGAGGACCGGATGTACATGTGA
- a CDS encoding TraB/GumN family protein yields the protein MNDQGASTGREGRVRVVGTAHVSSESVREVEDTIEDERPDVVAVELDEGRYRQLQGETPDDIEPGDLLRGNTVFQFLAYWMLSYVQSRLGEKFDVTPGADMMAAVDSAEELGIDVALVDRDIQTTIQRFWARLGPIEKARLVGGLVFGVTDARGIGLALGVAAGVIAGPLLGLFGPSLGLTLPILTRITGGVLLAIAVGLVVHTLADVVLGPDEALIAGGAVGVAAGLLGGVGLGLADGVVASLGPFVARVVGSLALGLAGGVSVGLVAGWLADRAGYGAAEADELDDFDVAELTDADVVSVMMEEFRTFSPAGARALIDERDAYIAHELVRLREAGRDVVAVVGAGHREGIEGYLDAPETLPPWESLVGTDSGGGVPWLKAVGVLVSVGFVAFFVLLAMAGVRDGFLLRLFAAWFVVNGVFAAGLARLAGARWSSTLVGGLVAWMTSVNPLLAPGWFTGYVELRHNPVNVADIGTLNELLSDEEKPIRQLVGEMFEVPLFKLIMVVAMTNVGSMIASLLFAVYVLPLFATEIGGIEGVSRLMVEGARNSAELLWRTVT from the coding sequence ATGAACGACCAGGGGGCGTCGACCGGTCGGGAGGGTCGCGTCCGCGTCGTCGGCACGGCACACGTCTCGTCCGAGAGCGTCCGCGAGGTGGAGGACACCATCGAGGACGAACGGCCAGACGTGGTCGCGGTCGAACTCGACGAGGGTCGCTACCGCCAACTGCAGGGCGAGACGCCCGACGACATCGAACCCGGCGACCTCCTGCGTGGCAACACCGTCTTCCAGTTTCTCGCCTACTGGATGCTCTCGTACGTCCAGTCGCGGCTGGGCGAGAAGTTCGACGTCACGCCCGGCGCGGACATGATGGCCGCCGTCGACAGCGCCGAGGAACTCGGGATCGACGTGGCGCTCGTGGATCGCGACATCCAGACGACGATCCAGCGGTTCTGGGCGCGACTGGGCCCCATCGAGAAGGCTCGCCTCGTGGGCGGCCTCGTCTTCGGCGTCACCGACGCCCGAGGGATCGGTCTCGCGCTCGGCGTCGCCGCCGGCGTGATCGCCGGGCCACTCTTGGGGCTGTTCGGCCCCTCGCTCGGCCTCACCCTCCCCATCCTCACGCGGATCACCGGGGGCGTCCTCCTCGCCATCGCCGTCGGCCTCGTCGTCCACACGCTCGCCGACGTCGTCCTCGGCCCGGACGAGGCGCTGATCGCTGGCGGCGCCGTCGGCGTCGCGGCCGGCCTGCTCGGCGGCGTCGGCCTCGGCCTCGCGGACGGCGTCGTCGCCTCGCTCGGCCCCTTCGTCGCCCGCGTCGTCGGCAGCCTCGCCCTGGGGCTCGCCGGGGGCGTGAGCGTCGGCCTCGTCGCCGGCTGGCTCGCCGACCGCGCCGGCTACGGGGCCGCCGAGGCCGACGAACTCGACGACTTCGACGTCGCCGAACTCACCGACGCCGACGTGGTGAGCGTCATGATGGAGGAGTTTCGAACCTTCAGCCCCGCCGGCGCCCGCGCGCTCATCGACGAGCGCGACGCCTACATCGCCCACGAACTGGTCCGGCTCCGCGAGGCCGGCCGGGACGTGGTGGCCGTCGTCGGTGCCGGCCACCGCGAGGGGATCGAGGGCTACCTCGACGCGCCCGAGACGCTTCCCCCCTGGGAGTCGCTGGTCGGCACCGACTCCGGCGGTGGCGTCCCCTGGCTGAAGGCCGTCGGCGTCCTCGTCTCCGTCGGCTTCGTCGCCTTCTTCGTCTTGCTGGCGATGGCCGGGGTCCGCGACGGCTTCCTCCTGCGGCTCTTCGCCGCGTGGTTCGTCGTCAACGGCGTCTTCGCGGCGGGGCTCGCCAGACTCGCCGGCGCCCGGTGGTCCTCGACGCTCGTCGGCGGGCTGGTGGCGTGGATGACCTCCGTCAATCCCCTGCTCGCGCCCGGCTGGTTCACGGGCTACGTCGAACTCCGTCACAACCCGGTCAACGTCGCCGACATCGGCACGCTGAACGAACTCCTGAGCGACGAGGAGAAGCCGATCCGCCAGCTCGTCGGCGAGATGTTCGAGGTGCCGCTGTTCAAACTCATCATGGTCGTCGCGATGACCAACGTCGGCAGCATGATCGCCAGCCTGCTGTTTGCGGTGTACGTCCTGCCGCTGTTCGCGACCGAAATCGGCGGCATCGAGGGCGTCTCCCGACTCATGGTCGAGGGCGCACGCAACAGCGCCGAACTGCTCTGGAGGACCGTCACGTGA
- a CDS encoding DUF7552 domain-containing protein, whose product MGLRETRRRIESLADGGPYRVASARTGEPPVPAAGLRFPDRETAATAARLTRTYRAALRRWDPALSWVDPIVHDCRAPPADRESTTGRSAVSVEGER is encoded by the coding sequence ATGGGGCTCCGTGAGACGCGGCGTCGAATCGAGTCGCTTGCCGACGGCGGGCCATACCGCGTGGCGTCGGCCCGCACCGGCGAGCCGCCGGTTCCGGCCGCGGGACTGCGCTTTCCGGACCGGGAGACGGCCGCGACGGCCGCCCGGCTCACCCGCACGTACCGGGCGGCGCTCAGGCGGTGGGACCCCGCGCTGTCGTGGGTCGACCCCATCGTCCACGACTGCCGGGCGCCGCCGGCCGACCGGGAGTCGACGACCGGCCGCTCCGCGGTGTCGGTGGAGGGCGAGCGATGA
- a CDS encoding glycerate kinase type-2 family protein, whose translation MVSIENESRLASTVGRETALACIRAGIEAARPDRVVADAVGLDDDRLRVGDATYDLSGVTRIVVVGGGKAADGVASALEAVLGDRIDAGAVVTPEPGEGDRIERLRGDHPVPSRAGVEGTDRVRELVADADEGTLVLAVITGGGSALLPAPAEGITLDALGSTTDALLDAGAEIGDLNAVRKHLSTLKGGGLAELAAPARVVSLVFSDVVGNDLSVIASGPTAPDGSTYADALDALERYDVDPPAAVRERLERGAAGDLPETPGPGDSVFDRTHNHVLADAFTAIDAAREVAADRGYGTCVLSSSVRGEAREAALTHVAVAEEVGATGNPVEAPAVVLSGGETTATVRGDGVGGPNAEFALAAAVELPASTTLACVDTDGRDGSSDFAGALVDADTVDDVAAARRALANSDAFGYLRDREAVVDTGATGTNVNDLRVVVVE comes from the coding sequence ATGGTCTCCATCGAGAACGAGAGCCGGCTGGCATCGACCGTCGGCCGGGAGACGGCGCTCGCCTGTATCCGTGCGGGCATCGAGGCCGCCCGCCCCGACCGCGTCGTCGCCGACGCGGTCGGCCTCGACGACGACCGACTCCGCGTCGGCGACGCCACCTACGACCTGTCGGGCGTGACCCGCATCGTCGTCGTGGGGGGCGGAAAGGCGGCCGACGGGGTCGCGTCCGCGCTGGAGGCGGTCCTCGGCGACCGGATCGACGCCGGCGCGGTCGTCACGCCGGAGCCCGGCGAGGGCGACCGGATCGAACGGCTCCGGGGCGACCACCCCGTCCCCAGTCGAGCGGGTGTCGAAGGGACCGACCGGGTCCGCGAACTCGTCGCCGACGCCGACGAGGGGACGCTGGTACTCGCGGTCATCACCGGCGGCGGGAGCGCGCTCCTGCCGGCGCCGGCCGAGGGGATCACGCTCGACGCCCTGGGGTCGACGACCGACGCGCTCCTCGACGCGGGTGCGGAGATCGGCGATCTCAACGCGGTGCGCAAACACCTCTCGACGCTCAAGGGGGGCGGCCTCGCCGAACTCGCGGCGCCCGCCCGCGTCGTGAGCCTCGTGTTCAGCGACGTGGTCGGCAACGATCTGAGCGTGATCGCCAGCGGACCGACCGCGCCCGACGGGTCGACCTACGCCGACGCCCTCGACGCCCTGGAGCGGTACGACGTCGACCCGCCGGCGGCGGTCCGGGAGCGACTGGAGCGGGGTGCGGCCGGCGACCTCCCCGAGACGCCGGGTCCCGGCGACTCCGTCTTCGACCGGACCCACAACCACGTGCTCGCGGACGCGTTCACGGCCATCGACGCGGCCCGCGAGGTGGCCGCCGACCGCGGCTACGGGACCTGCGTCCTCTCGTCGTCGGTGCGGGGCGAGGCCCGGGAGGCCGCGCTGACCCACGTCGCCGTCGCGGAGGAGGTGGGTGCGACGGGCAACCCCGTCGAGGCGCCGGCGGTGGTCCTCTCGGGCGGCGAGACGACGGCCACCGTCCGCGGCGACGGCGTCGGCGGGCCGAACGCCGAGTTCGCCCTGGCGGCGGCCGTCGAACTCCCGGCGTCGACGACGCTCGCCTGCGTCGACACCGACGGCCGCGACGGCAGCAGCGACTTCGCGGGCGCGCTGGTCGACGCCGACACCGTCGACGACGTCGCGGCGGCCCGCCGGGCGCTCGCGAACAGCGACGCCTTCGGCTACCTCAGGGACCGCGAGGCGGTCGTCGACACCGGCGCCACGGGCACGAACGTCAACGACCTGCGGGTCGTGGTCGTCGAGTAG
- a CDS encoding CBS domain-containing protein: MELPTPQDLRERRTSLDLTQSALAEMAGVSQPLIARIEGGDVDPRLSTLRRIVSALDEAEGSVVRAEDLMNETLVSVAPDDSVADAERRMEEAAFSQLPVLQNGLPVGSISFSDIRHEGENVGQKAVAEIMSEQFPTVSREDSVDKISNLLDYYKAVIVTESGEAVGIITEADIAAELS, translated from the coding sequence ATGGAGCTACCGACGCCGCAGGACCTGCGGGAGCGCCGGACCTCCCTGGACCTGACACAGAGCGCGCTCGCGGAGATGGCGGGCGTCTCCCAGCCGTTGATCGCGCGGATCGAGGGCGGGGACGTCGACCCCCGGCTGTCGACGCTCAGACGGATCGTCTCGGCGCTCGACGAGGCCGAGGGGAGCGTCGTCCGGGCGGAGGACCTGATGAACGAGACGCTGGTCAGCGTCGCCCCCGACGACTCCGTGGCCGACGCCGAACGCCGGATGGAGGAGGCGGCCTTCTCGCAGCTGCCGGTATTACAAAACGGGCTGCCGGTCGGTTCGATCAGCTTCAGCGACATCCGCCACGAGGGGGAGAACGTCGGCCAGAAGGCCGTCGCGGAGATCATGAGCGAGCAGTTCCCGACGGTCTCCCGGGAGGACTCCGTCGACAAGATCAGCAACCTGCTCGACTACTACAAGGCGGTCATCGTCACCGAGAGCGGCGAGGCCGTCGGCATCATCACCGAGGCCGACATCGCGGCCGAACTGTCGTAG
- the dpsA gene encoding DNA starvation/stationary phase protection protein DpsA: MSKQESIRQQADTVEASEALHLEQDKSEQIVEALNTDLAATYVLYHQLKKHHWNVEGAEFLGVHEYLGEAAADAEAAADELAERAQALGGVPLAGGKRLEEHAPVEPENHDVYDIRTSLHNDMEMYGEIIETVRDHVELAEGLGDHATAEMLREQLITLEEHAHHLEHYLEDDTLVLESATN, from the coding sequence ATGAGTAAGCAAGAATCCATCCGACAGCAGGCCGATACGGTCGAGGCCAGCGAGGCGCTCCATCTCGAGCAGGACAAGTCCGAACAGATCGTCGAGGCGCTCAACACCGACCTCGCCGCGACGTACGTTCTCTACCACCAGCTGAAAAAGCACCACTGGAACGTCGAGGGTGCCGAGTTCCTCGGGGTCCACGAGTACCTCGGCGAGGCCGCGGCGGACGCGGAGGCGGCCGCCGACGAGCTCGCGGAGCGCGCCCAAGCGCTCGGTGGCGTCCCGCTGGCCGGCGGCAAGCGTCTCGAGGAGCACGCACCCGTCGAGCCCGAGAATCACGACGTCTACGATATCAGGACCTCGCTCCACAACGACATGGAGATGTACGGCGAGATCATCGAGACGGTCCGCGACCACGTCGAACTCGCCGAGGGGCTGGGTGACCACGCCACCGCCGAGATGCTCCGCGAGCAGCTCATCACCCTCGAAGAGCACGCGCACCACCTCGAACACTACCTCGAAGACGACACGCTCGTCCTCGAATCCGCGACGAACTGA
- a CDS encoding TetR/AcrR family transcriptional regulator, which translates to MNGDDSVPEPTDDIMCATYRALCRHGYADLTMQDIADEWEKSKPALHYHYDTKRGLLLAFLDHLFTTYTDRVAAPDSGPVRERLDALIDAALDPPRTDTHRELRTALFEVKAQAPHDEAFRERLSRFDDYLAGEVRSVVRDGVESGAFRADADPETTATLLVTLLNGAHSRRVALGADDGVREAIDGFVDDHLGEGSR; encoded by the coding sequence GTGAACGGCGACGACTCGGTCCCCGAACCGACCGACGACATCATGTGTGCGACCTATCGGGCCCTCTGCCGGCACGGCTACGCCGACCTGACGATGCAGGACATCGCCGACGAGTGGGAGAAGAGCAAACCCGCCCTCCACTACCACTACGACACCAAGCGCGGACTCCTGCTTGCCTTCCTCGATCATCTCTTTACTACCTACACCGACCGCGTGGCCGCTCCCGACTCGGGGCCGGTACGGGAACGGCTGGACGCGCTGATCGACGCCGCCCTCGACCCGCCGCGGACGGACACGCACCGCGAACTCCGGACGGCGCTCTTCGAGGTGAAGGCCCAGGCGCCCCACGACGAGGCGTTCCGCGAGCGGCTGTCGCGCTTCGACGACTACCTCGCCGGCGAGGTGCGATCCGTCGTGCGCGACGGCGTCGAGTCGGGCGCCTTCCGCGCCGACGCCGACCCGGAGACGACGGCGACGCTCCTGGTGACCCTCCTCAACGGCGCCCACTCCCGCCGGGTCGCCCTCGGCGCCGACGACGGCGTGCGCGAGGCCATCGACGGCTTCGTCGACGACCACCTCGGGGAGGGCTCCCGATGA
- the corA gene encoding magnesium/cobalt transporter CorA, giving the protein MTVRTVVYDRSVVEGREGSGLDALREARSATGTTWVRVSAPTDEELDRVAEAFDLHALEIEDVQGTPAPKVEEFPEHTFVLVKSARLRGGETTFEEEIRDQPVGLFFGHDWIVTITAEETAAVGSVWERVAREEPRLLGNDADFTAYRVLDAIVDEYFAILDEIGRDIEAVEDRIIDDPDTETLEILNSLRRELLSIRRIVWPTRDAVSVLARGDAAHVRSGTEKYYRDVYDHLVQHVELVETYRDLASGARDIYLNTLSQSTNEVMKRLTVVATIILPLTFVVGVYGMNFSGGPYNMPELGWRFGYPAVVAGMALTAAVMLGYFRSSGWL; this is encoded by the coding sequence ATGACGGTCCGGACGGTGGTCTACGATCGGAGCGTCGTCGAGGGACGCGAGGGGTCGGGCCTCGACGCGTTGCGCGAGGCTCGGTCGGCGACCGGGACGACGTGGGTCCGGGTCTCGGCGCCCACCGACGAGGAACTCGACCGGGTGGCCGAGGCCTTCGACCTCCACGCGCTCGAGATCGAGGACGTACAGGGCACCCCCGCCCCCAAGGTCGAGGAGTTCCCGGAACACACGTTCGTACTGGTCAAGAGCGCACGCCTCCGCGGGGGCGAGACGACCTTCGAGGAGGAGATCCGCGATCAGCCGGTCGGCCTCTTTTTCGGCCACGACTGGATCGTGACGATCACCGCCGAGGAGACGGCGGCCGTCGGGAGCGTCTGGGAACGCGTCGCCCGCGAGGAGCCACGACTGCTCGGCAACGACGCCGACTTCACCGCCTACCGGGTCCTCGACGCCATCGTCGACGAGTACTTCGCCATTCTCGACGAGATCGGTCGCGACATCGAGGCCGTGGAGGACCGCATCATCGACGACCCCGACACGGAGACCCTGGAGATCCTCAACAGCCTCCGTCGGGAACTGCTCTCGATCCGGCGGATCGTCTGGCCGACCCGCGACGCGGTGAGCGTCCTCGCCCGGGGCGACGCGGCACACGTCCGGTCGGGGACCGAGAAGTACTACCGCGACGTCTACGACCACCTCGTCCAACACGTCGAACTCGTCGAGACGTACCGCGACCTGGCGAGTGGCGCCCGCGACATCTACCTCAACACCCTCTCGCAGTCGACCAACGAGGTAATGAAGCGACTGACGGTCGTCGCGACGATCATCCTCCCGCTGACCTTCGTCGTCGGCGTCTACGGCATGAACTTCTCGGGCGGGCCGTACAACATGCCCGAACTCGGGTGGCGCTTCGGCTACCCCGCGGTCGTGGCGGGGATGGCCCTCACCGCCGCGGTCATGCTCGGCTACTTCCGCTCGTCGGGGTGGCTCTGA
- a CDS encoding MATE family efflux transporter gives MNLGDVFKSREEFDLTEGDVGLPLFYLSLPIVVTNLLQTAYNLADTFWIGQYSTEALAAISFAFPMVFLIISLGMGLAVAGSILVAQYTGAGEEREAEYAASQTVGFAAVVSVVVGAVAYVFVGDVLALLGPEPDVLPLATGYMEIISLGIFFMFGFLVFVSLMRGYGDTITPMLVMLGSVALNVVLDPFLIFGWWVFPQWGIEGAAIATVFSRGLALVVGLWIMLSGRRGVRIRPRDVVPDLQYGRRLIRIGVPASVEGTGQAVAINLLMFIVGTFATPVVAAFGIGVRVFSVIFLPAIAVARGVETMSGQNIGAGKPDRAALTARVAARTTFVVLAAAGVVTWFFADPIVALFTDDRQVIEVGATFLRYVAPSFGFIGIMRSYNGGFRGAGKTLTAAAIAVTMLGGVRLPIAWFASRIMGPPGIWVSFLISNVAGAVIAYVWFGRGTWRTAEPRGSAVTDVVDDPADD, from the coding sequence ATGAACCTCGGAGACGTCTTCAAGTCCCGCGAGGAGTTCGACCTGACTGAGGGCGACGTCGGCCTGCCCCTGTTTTACCTCTCCTTGCCCATCGTCGTCACGAACCTCCTGCAGACGGCGTACAACCTCGCCGACACGTTCTGGATCGGTCAGTACAGCACGGAGGCCCTCGCCGCGATCAGTTTCGCCTTCCCGATGGTCTTTCTCATCATCTCGCTGGGGATGGGATTGGCGGTGGCCGGGAGCATCCTCGTCGCGCAGTACACCGGCGCCGGGGAGGAGCGGGAGGCCGAGTACGCCGCCTCCCAGACCGTCGGGTTCGCGGCCGTCGTCTCGGTGGTCGTCGGCGCCGTCGCCTACGTCTTCGTCGGTGACGTCCTCGCCCTCCTGGGGCCGGAACCGGACGTGTTGCCCCTCGCGACCGGCTACATGGAGATCATCTCGCTCGGCATCTTCTTCATGTTCGGCTTCCTGGTGTTCGTCTCGCTCATGCGCGGGTACGGGGACACGATCACCCCGATGCTCGTCATGCTCGGCTCCGTGGCGCTCAACGTCGTCCTCGACCCCTTCCTCATCTTCGGGTGGTGGGTGTTCCCGCAGTGGGGCATCGAGGGCGCGGCGATCGCCACCGTCTTCTCGCGTGGGCTGGCGCTCGTCGTCGGCCTCTGGATCATGCTCTCCGGCCGCCGCGGGGTCCGGATCAGACCCCGGGACGTCGTCCCCGACCTTCAGTACGGTCGACGGCTGATCCGGATCGGCGTTCCGGCCTCCGTCGAGGGCACCGGCCAGGCCGTCGCCATCAACCTCCTCATGTTCATCGTCGGCACGTTCGCGACGCCCGTCGTCGCGGCCTTCGGTATCGGCGTGCGGGTGTTCTCGGTCATCTTCCTGCCCGCCATCGCGGTGGCCCGCGGCGTCGAGACCATGTCCGGACAGAACATCGGCGCCGGCAAGCCGGACCGCGCGGCCCTGACCGCCCGGGTCGCCGCCCGGACCACTTTCGTCGTCCTCGCGGCCGCGGGCGTCGTGACGTGGTTTTTCGCCGACCCCATCGTCGCGCTCTTCACCGACGACCGACAGGTGATCGAGGTGGGCGCCACGTTCCTCCGCTACGTCGCCCCCTCCTTCGGCTTCATCGGCATCATGCGCTCGTACAACGGCGGGTTCCGCGGGGCGGGCAAGACGCTCACCGCCGCCGCCATCGCGGTGACGATGCTCGGCGGCGTGCGTCTGCCCATCGCCTGGTTCGCCTCGCGGATCATGGGCCCGCCGGGCATCTGGGTCTCCTTCCTGATCTCGAACGTCGCCGGCGCGGTCATCGCCTACGTCTGGTTCGGACGCGGAACCTGGCGCACCGCCGAACCCCGCGGGTCGGCCGTGACCGACGTCGTCGACGACCCGGCCGACGACTGA
- a CDS encoding DUF7260 family protein yields the protein MTVEMHVPAASERVADEREAVAAKLTAYDSFVERLRDVSTDGVGGDAPGPVGTTLATTQQGGGCAAVREAFAATVRSAESVDDDESVFEILASELGEEVAVALAPTTGSAFTPQFREQVIEAATERRWQLRTMATALEREAAALDTASDVFASIRRWLERADETPLTDLDFDGLRSRHARLDDHLDRCAERARERQSFLDGSTSEHAHVGLGHRCLVSYLYEDLPVEYPVLDGVATLVATCERCQRNVRAHLTRCA from the coding sequence ATGACCGTCGAGATGCACGTCCCGGCGGCCAGCGAGCGGGTCGCGGACGAACGGGAGGCGGTGGCGGCGAAGCTGACGGCTTACGATTCCTTCGTCGAGCGGCTCCGGGACGTCTCGACGGACGGCGTCGGCGGCGACGCGCCCGGCCCCGTCGGGACGACGCTCGCGACGACCCAGCAGGGTGGCGGCTGTGCGGCGGTCCGTGAGGCCTTCGCTGCCACGGTGCGGTCGGCCGAGTCGGTCGACGACGACGAGTCCGTCTTCGAGATCCTGGCGAGCGAACTCGGCGAGGAGGTGGCGGTGGCGCTGGCGCCGACGACGGGGTCGGCGTTCACCCCGCAGTTCCGCGAGCAGGTGATCGAGGCCGCGACCGAGCGGCGGTGGCAACTCCGGACGATGGCGACCGCGCTGGAGCGCGAAGCGGCGGCGCTCGACACCGCCAGCGACGTGTTCGCGTCGATCCGCCGGTGGCTGGAGCGGGCCGACGAGACGCCGTTGACGGATCTCGACTTCGACGGCCTGCGCAGCCGGCACGCCCGCCTCGACGACCACCTCGATCGGTGTGCGGAGCGTGCCCGGGAGCGACAGTCCTTCCTCGACGGCTCGACCAGCGAGCACGCACACGTCGGCCTCGGCCACCGGTGTTTGGTCTCCTACCTCTACGAGGACCTACCGGTGGAGTATCCCGTGCTCGACGGCGTGGCGACGCTGGTCGCGACCTGCGAGCGGTGTCAACGCAACGTCCGGGCACACCTCACCCGGTGTGCGTAG